Proteins from one uncultured Anaeromusa sp. genomic window:
- a CDS encoding aldo/keto reductase: protein MQYVKFGNTGMDVSRICLGMMSFGKPGKENGVFPWAKTFDEGKEIFEKAIELGINYFDTANVYQMGTSEEITGKLVREYGLTRDEIVVASKVNFPMRPGRPNGGGLSRKHILAEIDHTLHRLQMEYVDVYQIHRLDAETPMEEIMEALHDVVKSGKARYLGASTIFAWQLECRRRAIINQ, encoded by the coding sequence ATGCAATATGTAAAATTTGGTAATACAGGTATGGACGTGTCGAGAATATGTCTTGGCATGATGAGCTTTGGTAAACCTGGAAAAGAAAATGGCGTGTTTCCGTGGGCTAAAACATTTGATGAAGGAAAAGAAATCTTTGAGAAAGCCATTGAGCTTGGCATTAATTACTTTGATACAGCTAATGTTTATCAAATGGGTACAAGTGAAGAAATTACAGGGAAGCTAGTTCGAGAATACGGTCTCACTCGCGATGAAATTGTAGTTGCATCAAAGGTGAATTTTCCGATGCGTCCGGGGCGGCCCAATGGAGGCGGTTTATCTCGTAAGCACATTCTAGCTGAGATCGATCATACACTTCATCGCCTACAAATGGAATATGTAGATGTGTACCAGATTCATCGTTTAGACGCTGAAACGCCAATGGAAGAAATAATGGAAGCTCTCCATGATGTTGTAAAGAGTGGAAAGGCACGGTACCTTGGGGCTTCGACTATTTTTGCATGGCAGCTTGAGTGTCGACGCCGGGCTATAATTAACCAGTAG